One stretch of Molothrus aeneus isolate 106 chromosome 2, BPBGC_Maene_1.0, whole genome shotgun sequence DNA includes these proteins:
- the TMEM50B gene encoding transmembrane protein 50B: MAGFLDNFRWPECECIDWSERRNAIASIVAGVLFFTGWWIMIDAAVVYPKPEQLNHAFHTCGVFSTLAFFMINAVSNAQVRGDSYSDGCLGRTGARIWLFIGFMLMFGSLIASMWILFGAYVTQNTNVYPGLAVFFQNALIFFSTLIYKFGRTEELWG, from the exons ATGGCAGGGTTCCTGGACAATTTCCGCTGGCCGGAGTGCGAGTGCATCGACTGGAGCGAGCGCCGCAACGCCATCGCCTCCATCGTGGCCGGGGTGCTG TTTTTCACAGGCTGGTGGATCATGATCGATGCTGCCGTGGTCTATCCCAAGCCGGAGCAGCTGAACCACGCCTTCCACACCTGCGGGGTCTTCTCCACCCTGGCCTTCTTCAT GATAAATGCTGTATCAAATGCACAGGTGAGAGGAGACAGCTACAGTGATGGATGCTTAGGAAGAACAG GGGCTCGGATCTGGCTCTTCATCGGCTTCATGTTGATGTTTGGATCCCTCATTGCTTCCATGTGGATTCTCTTTGGAGCATATGTCACACAGA ACACTAATGTGTACCCTGGATTAGCAGTGTTTTTCCAGAatgcattaatatttttcag cacCCTGATCTACAAGTTTGGGAGAACAGAagagctgtggggctga
- the DNAJC28 gene encoding dnaJ homolog subfamily C member 28, whose product MLSNNMGHCFMGRGAMIPRKLKPFLCRMLSGYKPKNDVKDSYKVLELEEGCSLDDVRNSYHNLAKKYHPDSSSGMADSRAFIRVEEAYRVVLGDLAAKQKSDSGEEEEDQFKSKSLQHRHYLSFEGVGIGTPSQREKQYMQFRVDRATEQVLEYRQQRLESRYAGSDLSRAQDVRQSKKVKITQAVERLVEDLIQESMAKGDFDNLSGKGKPLQKFSHSPHIDPMTHNLNRILIDNGYQPEWILLQKEIRETIERLRKSIVASRRKLGEPMTLPEQKQWGRVCEQFAEDIRKLNKRVDNFNLVVPILSRQMVHFSTDKEILRARKTYEAVVEKVSDSGTKENGGEEGKRFGWKSSLLKWLKLAPK is encoded by the coding sequence ATGCTGAGTAACAACATGGGGCACTGTTTCATGGGACGGGGAGCCATGATCCCAAGGAAGCTGAAGCCGTTTCTCTGCAGGATGTTGTCGGGTTACAAACCCAAAAACGACGTCAAGGACTCTTACAAAGtcctggagctggaggaaggCTGTTCCCTCGACGACGTCAGGAACTCCTATCACAATCTTGCCAAAAAATACCACCCGGACAGCAGCTCCGGCATGGCCGACTCCAGGGCCTTCATACGGGTGGAGGAGGCCTACAGGGTCGTGCTCGGCGACCTGGCAGCCAAACAGAAATCAGACTCcggtgaggaggaggaagaccAGTTCAAATCCaagtccctgcagcacaggcactaCCTGAGCTTCGAGGGCGTGGGCATCGGCACGCCGAGCCAGCGGGAGAAGCAGTACATGCAGTTCCGCGTGGACCGCGCCACCGAGCAGGTGCTGGAGTACCGGCAGCAGCGCCTGGAGAGCCGCTACGCCGGCAGCGACCTCAGCCGGGCCCAGGACGTGCGGCAGAGCAAGAAGGTGAAGATCACCCAGGCCGTGGAGCGGCTGGTGGAGGACCTCATCCAGGAGTCCATGGCCAAAGGAGACTTCGACAACCTGAGCGGCAAAGGGAAGCCCTTGCAGAAGTTCTCGCACAGCCCCCACATCGACCCCATGACCCACAACCTGAACAGGATCCTCATCGACAACGGCTACCAGCCCGAGTGGATCCTGCTGCAGAAGGAGATCCGCGAGACCATCGAGCGCCTGAGGAAGAGCATCGTGGCCTCCAGGAGGAAGCTCGGGGAGCCCATGACGCTCCCGGAGCAGAAGCAGTGGGGCCGGGTCTGCGAGCAGTTTGCAGAAGACATCAGGAAGTTGAACAAGAGAGTTGACAACTTCAACCTGGTGGTGCCCATCCTGAGCAGGCAGATGGTGCATTTCAGCACCGACAAGGAGATCCTGCGAGCACGAAAGACTTACGAGGCTGTCGTGGAAAAGGTTTCTGATTCAGGCACGAAGGAAAACGGGGGGGAAGAGGGCAAAAGGTTTGGGTGGAAGTCTTCTCTCTTGAAGTGGTTAAAACTTGCACCGAAATAA